The DNA sequence CTAAACTATTATTTGGGAGTTAATGAAGTTTAGGAGAGGTGGTAATTGAAGTTTAGAAGAGACATGGTGTGCCAGTGAGATTTGCTATGGTGGTATGCTCGTATGAGGCATGGTACTGCCGAGTTAGCTTTAAAATCCAACACGGCTTCCTGCACTCTTTTGCTCCCAAGAACTTCCCTGTATGTGCTGCTTAGTGTATTTTTTCTGCAAAGAGTAGCCCCTGCCTGATTCTTCTATGGTAATTGGATGATGTAATTATAGTTCATTGATATGATGCTCATCATGCTGATTCACAAGCTTTTACCAAGAACTATAAATCATGTGTATAATCGATGAGTGGCCCTTGCAACTTAAAAACTCCAGATTATATAAACTTCTAAAAGTCTACACTAATTATATTTACTTCTCTTAGCAGAATAGTACTATAATAGGTTGTTCACGTGAGGGAATGAAtatttttttggttaaatatATGATCTTTTTAATTGCATTTGTGTGGAGTAAATTTTCAAATAGTCAAGGTAATGTTATTTGCCATTATCTATTGTTTTTTGGGTCAATTCAAGCTGTATTATTTAGCAAGCAATAGTTGTGGACTTGACTTACAATATCCATGTTCTGATCCTTTTTTATGCATGCTCTCTACATTAATTGGTTTTTGCTGTTCCTTTTTAGTTCTATTAAGTGCTATTGTATGCAGGTTATTGTCAAGCCACTTAATCTGTTTAAACCCTGGCAGCTTACTCCTTCATGGTAAGGAATCTTATTTAAACTAAATTTAGAGAGATTTTTGGCATGAAATGCTTTTGGTAGTCGTGATAATTTACAAGTTGTTTTTTGCTATTCCAGTTAATTAATTATAGTCAATTTTATGCTTGGTTTCCGAACAAATAACTTGATGACAAACTCATTCTCTATGGCTATGAAGATAATAACAAATACTTATTAGTAATTATAACGTTCTTGGCTGCTACGGTTTGGATTTTGGATGCTCACGTAATAAGTTGTAGattttttacaaattttattaTATATGCTCAGACCAGAGCAGTCAACAGTTGCCCAGAAAAACCAATTATGGAAATTAGGCAGTCAGAGGCGTGACCACCTCTTTGCATTACATTAAAATTAAAATTGTAAAATAGGTGATGGTCTAGAGCTTTATTCATCACTCTACCATTCCTTCGTCTGGTGCAActcttttctaaaaatttatGTGTAGCCAAAATTACTATGCTTATAAAAATTCATTGCAACTAATTATTAGATGAGGGTTGAGGGATATTGATAGCTTATTCTCAATCCTGAAATCGCAGTGAGACATTGATATCTTATTCTCGATTCTAAAATCGCGGTGTAGACACCATTTATGTTTGCGGTATACTTCCTTAAATGGGGATTGAGGATAAGTTTTACCATTACCGATGTTCAAGTGTTACGTTTGTAAACTAATTTATTCTGTTAACAATTGTTTGGTGCACAACTGGGTAGCATTCCAAGAGTTAAAGGTTGCACGAATTGCTTTAAAATGATATGTATTTAAAACAGTCGAAGTGGTAGTTTTAACCTGCGACTTTTCAAATGTATATTACAAATTCGTTCTGCTATTGCTCATTTCTTTTACAGAATAGAGTACATACTTGACATTTTTACATTAATTTATTGTAGGAAATGGAGTGTATGCTAATGGTTTCTTGGTTTTCTTTGTTTGGGTGTGTGACGTGACGCTTTCAGCAGCTTCCAATCCAGTGTATCTCATTCACAACCTTCCTGTAGTTTATACTATTTTTTGTCAATTAAAATGAGCAATTTCAGACCATTGTCTTTCGATCTACCAAACCCCTTCAGTTTTTGCCTCTCCGCCTACCAAATCAACCACAAAAACCGTTTATTAAATTATTGAAAATAGTTATGTGATTACAAAAGGTGTGCTGAGACCTGAGAGAAGGAAGAGCTCTCCATATATGTAATTTATACATGCGATGAATTTTGGTTCAATCAGGGTTGCTTGTACTCGATATAAGTTCACGCTTAGGGAGCTGTATACATATCTATAAATTTTGGCGTTCCATGTAAAGAATTTGTTCATTATATTTTGTTGGAGACATAAAGGGTATTGATCCCAGGGTATTTCAAGTTTTATTAAATTAAAGTTTCAGGTCTTGCTAGCGTGCACTCATATTTTTGCAGTACATTGGCCTTGAAGAACTGAATTACAAGGCCCACTGTGTTGGTTCGATAGATGTATAAATaatttgttatgattttttttcTCCTAGGTTGTGTAGAGTTGATTCACCTACATTCAAACATTTTTTTAACCCATTTTCTGCTAGGTTGTGTAGAGTAGAACCACCTATAGTAGTGAATGCTACTTATTGTCTTTGAAGTTGGTGCAAGTTCAATTTTATAAGTTCGCTTACAAGTAATATAATGTGTTCTCCTGCAGATATATAATCTTGATTTTCCTAATATAAATTTCACATTGGATGCCCATCTCAAAAGTGTCAATTGGGTAGATTATTCCACTTGTGGGGATGAACATATCTCATTACTGGTTCTGATGTTGACACTATCAAGGTATTATCTCATTACTGGTTCTGATGATGTTTTGCTTCCCTTGGTTTTATATATAACAGATTCAGTTTGATGGTCATTCACAAGTTATAGTCTGATGCCTGCTATAAATAACGGTGTATTCTTATTTTTATGTTATAATGGTTCACTTATTAAGAAAGTAGCTTCAAAAATGCATACATACTTGTGTTTCATAATCTCATAAAATCTACATCTTATACTACTCTATTTGTACCTATGACGATGAAAACACTATAACAAATTTTTGTATTCCCTCTGTATAACACTTTGCACGTAATTTTGTGTGACTTTTTTTGCTCCAATTTTGTAGAGTAAATTTGGTGATGATCAActtaacattttatttttcatgtATCTGTTTTTTTAATGTTCCGATATAAGCTATAGTTTTTGGAACCCCAGCACCAAACTCAAATCCCATAGGCAATACTGCCTCTTCTGGACTTAAACCACCAAAGTCACTTCTCCTACGGCAAGTTCCAATCTGAAGTTAGACATTGCAGGAGAGGAGTGACCAGCTAAAGGCAACAGAGGTCTTTCTATGAATTTGTCAGTCAAGATACTCATGGTGCTCCAACTGAGTCTAATGATCAATTAAGCAACTTCTACTCTCTAGTTTGGTATTCACTAAAAAAAGCTATATAATGTCAAAATCGTAGAGCACCATAAAAAAACAATCTGAGCATATATTGAATGAATGCTTGTAATTTGGATTTTGCAGTATTAGTTTGTTCCATTCCTGGCACTTATGGACATTtgttaaatttatatttttaagtTGTTTGAAATGACAATTATAGTTGCACACTATTCCTACAGGGAAATCATCTTTGGTAGGATCACACTTATAAGATTTTCTGAGTGAAGGCGAAACGACATTTCATAATCTGTATGGGTTGCCTTTCAAATATGGGACGCTCATAAGTTTGCCAAACGAGCATCTTATATGCAATTTAATGTCAGTGGTATCTACTGTTACATGCTAATACCAACTATCCGCATGCATTCGTTGCATATGAgctattattcttttattttttttactttttttaaaaaaatcattgtTAAATTGTACGTTCGTAGAATCTAATGTTTACGAGGGCACAATTAGAATGTGAGCTCGCACTTGAAGCTATTATCGCTTTAAAAGACTTACCAACATATACATTGAAGGTGAGAAACTTCAGCTGTAATTGTAACAAGGAAGCTAATTTTGCAAAGTGTCTAttattaaattatgaattttatttgAGGGAACAGGGAAGTAATATTAAATATACTAAAGCAAGTGTGATACCTCCAAAACTGCGTGAAAAATAAATATGTCTGAGAGGCAGTTATGGATATAGAAAATGTGAATAGTCCCGTTAACCTCAGAAAATCTCGGAGATAATGAAATGCTTGAAATATCTATAAAGAAAAAGCTCGTAGAGGTGGTATATCTCTCTCAAAAAGAATTTTGTAAGTTAAAAGATGTGAAAATTTCTAAGACTTCAATATTTGCAGGTAAGTAGGTAGCTATAATTCTCTCACTCAGTACATTAACTAAGTTGCTTAGTGAATGGGGAAAAGTTGAATAGTGATTACGGTTGTGTATATAGTGTACTTATTTTTAATGTGTCTAGTTATTGTCTATATGTGATGTGTGATTATAGATAAAATTGTATTGTATCTTCCCTCATGATACATGATATGATTCTACAAAACTTTAGCTCTTGCATAGATGAACTTAATTAAGAACAATGCACTCCTTACCTTCTTATTACTAGCCATAGCTTCTAACTTTCCAAGACATATTTGGGTCTGGGTGAATTGTGAACAATAAAATTAAAACTTTGATTTTCAACATTAACTTACGCATATATAGTGCAATTACTAATTTTGCTTTTTAATCAAAAAATTTACAATTATGTTACAAGTGAAGTGACATGCCATGCACCTATATTTGTGCAAGTGTGCTGGTTTACTGATTATATGGTGCCAAATAAAAGAGATAGTGAAGAGTATTTACAATTATCATAGATGTTTTATTCTCTCATATTGAATATAATGGTCTATAATTTGACACCTTTTTTCTCTCACAAATAATTTGGAGTCTCCTGTTTGCACCTTTTAAATGTAGTATGGTGATGCTTTTCCTTATGCATACTGATTGCTGTTGGAAATTGAATATAAGGATTGGTTACTCTCAGTAAAATATTTATGCCAATTTCGAAAGAGTCACTGTGCTCTAGGTTTTATACATATTAACTAAATTTTGATGAAATTTTCGAGTAATACGTACGGTTTCACTATTTTTGTACGGCCTAAAAACACAACACGCTAACGAGTTCACGCTATCACATTTTATATTccctctctcttcttttaccacAAATTTTATTCTCCCCTGACTTCCTGATATAATCAAATAACATAACATAATTGCAAGCCAAGTTTAATATGCAGATACCTTTTTTTAATATATCTATAATTCTATGTTGGAATTGCATGTATAGATTACAATGCATTCATTTTTTATACTTggtaaaatatttttaaataaattataattgtttttgtattttctaaaattattttccCACGTTTTATATAATATAGTAGTATCAATCTAGCATTGATATTGTCTTTGTTACTTGCAAACAATATCATTACTTAACATTTAAATGGACAGGCAACAAAGCACTGTAGATCCGAAACAAGTACTTACATTGTTCATACACATTAATCAGAAGAAACACGCCACAAGTTGGCCGTGAGTAGGAAGATGGGAATTATTGATTATAAAGTGTGAAGTGTGCCGATATTTGGCATTAAAGTATCTTGTGACCACATCACCATCTTCTGCCTTCTCATCTGCATAGGAATCATCAGAATCATACTGCCTGGGAGGGCTGTCTTTTGAAGTGTAGAAATCACCGGGGACGTCAAAAAAGCTCAAGGCTACGTAGCTGGTTTTGCTGTTAGAAGCATACTGCCCAATGTGATCAGATGGTTTGGTGCCGTAGGTTACAATACACATCACGTGTTTACCGTCTAAATCCTGCAAAGCAACAATGTAGTCGGAGTAGAGATCATAATCTTGATACAAGTAGGTGAACCGGGAAGATCTCAATACGTCCAAGAAAGCTTGGTCGGGAGCCAAGTTAGGTTGCATTAATTCTTTTCCACAGGAGGTAGATGCACACACATATCTGTAGGCTTGGGCATCAATGCGAAAACCAAAAGCCAAATCGCCTATGATTGACACACGATTGTGGGTGAATAAAAGAGGGCCAGGGGTTTCATTATCATAAACATGATCATCTACATAACTAAAGCACCGATAGTCAGGGGGTGTGGTCCATGTATTTGTATTCAGATTTAAGGTAACGATGAAATCACCATCAGAAAAACAGACTGTTTTCTCTTGCTCCAAAACAAGAAGTGGAACATCAAAACTTCGCGTTTTAACATAGGGACAAGGCAACACTTGCCATGTCTGGTCGGAGGGATCAAACACTTCAAACATGCAATTGTTAACAGATTGGTAGgtgttatgcccaaaatttggcattgagATTGATTCGGGTCAAATGCGGCTTACAGACAGTCAAACCCGATATTGCATTGTGGAAGAGAGGACGCGTCCAGTACCTTAGGACGCGCCTACTTTGGAAGAAATAAGTTACGAAGCGAGAAGAGTGCATGGTCAAGGGAGGACGCGCCCAGAATTTATGGACGCGCCAATGTTTATGAAAATGCTTGGCAGATGGAATCTTATGGTGATGGGCGCTCTAGGGCGCGTCTAAGTTAGCGAGGACATGTCATAGGAGGCGAAATGCTGTGTATGATGGTTTAGAGGGGATGTTGCAAGTTTGATGAGGTTAAGGACGCGCCCAAAGCTCTAGGACGTGTCCTGTGATTTTGATTGCTATAAAGAACGATTGATGAGGAAACAGGTTTTGATTTGTGGGAGTTAGGACGCGCCCAATTAGAAAGGACGCGTCCTGAGTTTGATCTGTGTACATTTGATGTTGAGTTCAAGACAAAGCTTGCATGGAAAGGAGCGATGGAggattatttttactaatgtgtttgttgcaggtactctatgaagaattccctccttgagatggtcaaggagggggatgtccgtgaaaagcttgaaggcctccaggggtatgcctgatgattgaaggcctcctcctgtattcaacgggtgtcctcgttggggatgtggggtttactttggtgtgtgctttgggagctctgttcttgtattcaacgggtgtcctcgttggagaactttggagtcatcctgcactttgcacccaagagcttgggatcacctgtcctgctatctggtgggttatcctcattcgggggacagggacgcgtctggcacttggggtgaaccgcggctatacctgcgttcgtaaatcaagggagatagctgtagcggagtgttatccttgcgcagggagatgcactatccgtgaagtcctacgattacggacgagccttgggcctttgcggttgggcctcatagttggacattcctaaagctagcggaagatggatatcggatgggcttctactgggcTTAGGAGTAAGAAGTCTCAACGCGTTAGACTtcttgttctacgagaactacgtcaggcttgatccctatataaagggtacgtaggcacattgagagggtaagaagttgagagctgataagagagccaccacttactctgatcaatctcagcctaaaacaaccacaatcaaccatacaccgcttaagtttccggcaaagacccaccgtcacagatcttaattccggcgagaaacctcaatctttgttgataccaaattcctccgtcaacaaattggcgctagaaggagggggagCTAATTAAGGTCGcaatcttaggaggaaaagatgtcttacaatcgtgatggaagttcttatgatggaagtgacagcaGGTCAGAAGGGGAAGGCGGGGGGCGTTATACTCGCCACGAACCTTACGTTCCCAGAAACATGGCGGACCCACCAAGGGCTCCAGATGTGGGGGGGacacctccagttctcatcagcaacactgatatattggagcaattatatcgcatgggggatactcttaacagTTTTAACTCAAGACTGAACACGGTGGAGCGTCGAAGGACGAGGAGAGGTCGTCGTTTCCCCCGTCACGGTCATGCCTTGGGGAAAGCCCCTGTAGTTGAGGGAGATACCCAGGGGAGCGGGGATAACCCGCGAATCACTCCGCGGCGTTTGCAATATTCTGACGATGTAGAACCTATTGTAGAGCTTGCGGACGAGGACACTGAAGGCAGAGAAAGGCCTCACCTGGGCAACCAGGTAGTGCCACACCCGCATAGGTCTGGAcgtacgatggacgagcgtcgCCGTGTGGAGAGCGCTCAAAGCCAAGACGAGGAAGGAAGGGATCTTTCAACCTTGAAGAAgaggcttggcataaggttggaggacgacgatttgaggatgttgctggtagaatggcaaaaggaaggaaacgccggagaagcgaggccccgtgatacgacgcgtgtgccccccgcattccaaagggatgacgggatgcggcaccgcgagcacgagcgtgcccctccgcgaggaaggCCCGGGAATTTCTACCGGGGATATCAGAGGAATGGACGAGGAAGAATGGGATATCAATACGGAAGAGCCCCTTACAATGGTAGGAGAGGTGGCGCGCACTCCGCTGGAGAAGCCCCCGCCGTTATTCCCGTAGCTTCTCACAGCGTTACTGGTAATGGGTCTGGAGCGCGTCCTCATGACCAGGACGGCGGGCGGACTCAAGTAAGAATGCAGAATAATGATGAAATTCCGCGACACGGTCAGGATGAACCTCGTGTACGGGAAAACATTCAGAACCAAAATGGTAATATGCCACCGCCGCAGCCTCAAGGTGAGGGGCGGCGAGATCCTCCGCCGCACCCGGGGGGTAATCAAGGGGAATTTCAGCAAGTCGCAGAGCAACCCCAGCAgcctaatgttcaaaccattcctggggTAGGGACGTTTAATGTGAACGACCTCAAGCGGTTActcaaccatcttgagggaggaagagtaacggcgacagcgcaagctccttctccttttgctgTTGTTGTGAGGGAGGCGCAATTGCCCGCGGGATACCGGAACACAACCAACGACTTGCGTTTCCACGGGAACTCTGATCCTGTAGAGTTCTTGGGGCGTTTTAACATTgaaatggatgtatatcaagtacctgatttggctcGATGCCGTCTCTTGGCAGCCACTTTCAGAGAAGGTGCTCAGCAGTGGTTCCAAAAGCTTGGTCCAGGTGTAATTACAtcctgggaacagatgaaaactttgttttTGACACAATTTCAAGCCGCGGTGAAGTACACACCACCTGTTACCACGCTGGCTAATGTGAAACAAAAGGAAGGAGAAAGTTTGACTTCATATTTCAAGAGGTTTAACGCAGAATCTACTTCGGTGAGGGGTGCAACTGACGAAACGTTGAAAATATTGCTTATAGCTGGGTTGCGTGTGGGGACGGATTTCTGGAAACACCTACAAGGGAAAGACCCAGTGTCATTGGCAGATGTGCTCGCACAAGCGGAGTCGTTCAAAGCAATCGAGCAGTCGCTtgcagaaacaaaaaagaatgaTGATACCTATAACTCCAAGGGGCGATCCAAGAGAAGGGACAGATCTGTAAGTCCGGGTTATCGGCGAAACGCCAGAAGCCCTAACAGGGTAAACGCTGTGAGCTCGCGAAGAGAATGGAGCCCACCATCGAACTACGAGAGAAGAGTCAGCAATTATACCCCGCTGGCGgcgtccattgatcatatcttcgaggtaaataaggacaggggaatcttcaagaagcccgaccgtctaacttcatggcaAAGCAGAGATAAAAAGAAGTACTGTGACTACCATGAGTCTACTGGCCATGACACCCACGAGTGTCGTCACTTGCGGGATGagattgaggaattgatcaaggctggACACCTAGGAGAGTGGATCGACAAGGTGAAGCGACGCAGGGGACTTGATGACAAGGGTAAAGATGAAAGACAACCCCCGCGGGCGGAGGATGTTGAGAAAACGGCGGAGGTCAAGTTTCAGAGGGCCGGCAGCATcagggcaatttttggaggacaccctttTGTTGGTGACAGTAATCGAGCACTTGAAAGAAACGCGAGAGAAGCGCGACATCCACCGCTCACTAACATCCACAGCTTGGAAGATAGACCCCCGAAGGTCTTTAAGGGGGAGTCCGCTGATATTACATTCAGGGAAAAAGAATCTAGGTGGGTGCATCATCCTCACAACGATGCGCTGGTGATTACCATGCTTATTGGGGCAATGAACGTACATCGAGTGTTCCTGGATAATGGGAGTTCTACAAACATCTTGTACTATAGCACCTACAAAAAGCTGGGTTTCCCAGATAGTGACATGTATTTCGAAGATGCGCACGTCTATGGCTTTACGGGGGAAGCAGTGAGAGTTATGGGCTCAGTCAGACTTCCCGTCACGCTTGGGGAAGGGGCTTTGTCGGTTACTCAAATGATAGATTTTAAGGTGCTAGATCAGGATTCCGCGCACAACGTACTGGTCGGCAGACCTTGGTTGCGTgcgttcagggtgataacctcgatacaccacttgatgataaagttcccgACGCCAAACGGAGTTGGCAGCCTGAGAGGGTCACAGTATGAGTCACGTgactgctatcacaaggctgtCAAGGAATTTCGCAGAAGAAGGTATGAAGGGAAAGGTCTCCCAGTTGAAGATGTAAAAGATATTCATACAAAACCGGGTGGAGAGGTCCATGCCCACTATTTTGTTGAAAATCCCGGAAAGGAAGAAACCAATACCTCTGGGAACTCTTTTGTGATGCAGGGACGTATTTCGAAAATCCGTAGTGTAGAAGAAGTGGTGGCGAGTCACACAGGGGGAATCATGCGGAAAGAGGTTAACGGGGAAAAGTTGGAAGGGAGAAGTGAGATTTTGCAAGGTCTCGGCGATAACTGCAaggttgatgctcctcaaaaGAAGGATGCGCCCTTGAATGAagttgaggttgatgctcctccaaaCGAGGACGCGCCCTCAGGTGAAAAAGTGGAAATTGAAgacccccgagactttgatttcgatttggatcccaggatccctatgccTATTGAAAAAACGGGACcggccgaagacacaatatctatTCCAGTTGATAAAAATGACCCAAGCAGGGTTTTGAAAGTGGGATCTCAGTTGGA is a window from the Apium graveolens cultivar Ventura chromosome 1, ASM990537v1, whole genome shotgun sequence genome containing:
- the LOC141713930 gene encoding uncharacterized protein LOC141713930, which translates into the protein MGDTLNSFNSRLNTVERRRTRRGRRFPRHGHALGKAPVVEGDTQGSGDNPRITPRRLQYSDDVEPIVELADEDTEGRERPHLGNQVVPHPHRSGRTMDERRRVESAQSQDEEGRDLSTLKKRLGIRRGGAHSAGEAPAVIPVASHSVTGNGSGARPHDQDGGRTQVRMQNNDEIPRHGQDEPRVRENIQNQNGNMPPPQPQGEGRRDPPPHPGGNQGEFQQVAEQPQQPNVQTIPGVGTFNVNDLKRLLNHLEGGRAQLPAGYRNTTNDLRFHGNSDPVEFLGRFNIEMDVYQVPDLARCRLLAATFREGAQQWFQKLGPGVITSWEQMKTLFLTQFQAAVKYTPPVTTLANVKQKEGESLTSYFKRFNAESTSVRGATDETLKILLIAGLRVGTDFWKHLQGKDPVSLADVLAQAESFKAIEQSLAETKKNDDTYNSKGRSKRRDRSPDRLTSWQSRDKKKYCDYHESTGHDTHECRHLRDEIEELIKAGHLGEWIDKVKRRRGLDDKGKDERQPPRAEDVEKTAEVKFQRAGSIRAIFGGHPFVGDSNRALERNAREARHPPLTNIHSLEDRPPKVFKGESADITFREKESRWVHHPHNDALVITMLIGAMNVHRVFLDNGSSTNILYYSTYKKLGFPDSDMYFEDAHVYGFTGEAVRVMGSVRLPVTLGEGALSVTQMIDFKVLDQDSAHNVLVGRPWLRAFRVITSIHHLMIKFPTPNGVGSLRGSQYESRDCYHKAVKEFRRRRYEGKGLPVEDVKDIHTKPGGEVHAHYFVENPGKEETNTSGNSFVMQGRISKIRSVEEVVASHTGGIMRKEVNGEKLEGRSEILQGLGDNCKVDAPQKKDAPLNEVEVDAPPNEDAPSGEKVEIEDPRDFDFDLDPRIPMPIEKTGPAEDTISIPVDKNDPSRVLKVGSQLDEEMRGGLTRFLIANLDVFAWSHSDMIGIDPEVMCHRLNILPNCKGIRQKRRPRLVNMMFKDQIGRTMEVYVDDMLVKSKVTTDHIKHLTEMFNILRRFRMKLNPQKCVFGVESGKFLGFIVNHRGIEANPAKIKALLDMKSPTNVKQVQSLTGRIAALNRFVSKSSDRCKEFFKAIKLAGKDFIWTSECEEAFKRIKEQLGHPPMLSKPLEGENLILYLAVSEYSISAVLVREEDGQQSPVYYVSKRLHDAETRYTSMEKLVYALILASRKLRPYFQAHRVEVRTAYPLRQVLHKPESSGRMLKWAVELGQFDLEYVPRTAIKGQALADFLLEFDSEIDDKALVMLYPPHAEESLEEFPHPWWILHVWNPLQAGLRQWKTI